Proteins from a single region of Runella sp. SP2:
- a CDS encoding histone deacetylase — protein sequence MLKIAHDPIFCHPLPKGPNGEPHRFPMAKYELIPEQLLYEGTCTSDNFFSPSHLDEHWILGVHDSTYWEDLKNLRISDKMVRRIGFPLNQRLIERETRIAQGTIECCHFALAFGVSMNVAGGTHHAYADRGEGFCLLNDVAIAANYLLSKQLATKILVVDLDVHQGNGTAVIFQNNPQVFTFSVHGKDNYPLFKEKSDLDIELPTGTQDQDYLRLLYETLPYLIDQQRPDFIFYISGVDILETDKLGKLKVTREGCYRRDEFVFSQCKQRNIPVVVSMGGGYSPRLADIVEAHCNTFRIAQQLYF from the coding sequence ATGCTCAAAATTGCCCACGACCCAATTTTTTGTCATCCACTTCCCAAAGGCCCTAACGGAGAACCTCATCGTTTTCCAATGGCCAAATACGAACTTATTCCCGAACAGCTCTTGTATGAAGGCACTTGCACGTCCGACAACTTCTTCTCCCCTAGCCACTTGGACGAACATTGGATTTTGGGGGTGCACGATAGTACCTACTGGGAAGATTTAAAAAACTTGAGAATTTCTGACAAAATGGTTCGACGGATTGGTTTCCCGCTGAATCAACGACTCATTGAGCGCGAAACGCGCATTGCCCAAGGAACGATTGAATGTTGTCATTTTGCGTTGGCGTTTGGCGTTTCGATGAATGTCGCAGGTGGCACCCATCATGCTTATGCCGATCGTGGCGAAGGGTTTTGTTTGTTGAATGATGTGGCTATCGCCGCCAATTATTTACTCTCGAAGCAACTGGCGACCAAAATTCTGGTGGTCGATTTGGATGTGCACCAAGGCAACGGAACGGCCGTTATTTTTCAGAACAACCCTCAGGTTTTTACCTTTTCAGTGCACGGAAAAGATAATTATCCTTTGTTCAAAGAAAAATCAGACCTCGACATCGAACTCCCTACGGGAACGCAAGACCAAGACTATCTCCGCTTACTTTATGAAACATTACCTTATCTCATCGACCAACAACGGCCCGATTTTATTTTTTACATTTCGGGAGTAGATATTCTGGAGACGGATAAATTGGGAAAATTGAAAGTTACCCGCGAAGGCTGTTACCGACGTGATGAGTTTGTATTTTCTCAGTGTAAACAACGAAATATCCCTGTTGTGGTTTCGATGGGTGGTGGCTATTCCCCGCGCTTGGCCGATATTGTGGAAGCACATTGTAATACGTTCCGAATTGCACAGCAGCTATATTTCTAA
- the feoB gene encoding ferrous iron transport protein B: MKKNPIIAIVGNPNIGKSSLFNQLTGLRQKVGNFPSVTVEKKSGPWMLNDATEAVVVDLPGLYSLYPKALDERVVIDILANPSHEDYPDVVVVVADASNLKRNLLLFTQVADLGLPVVLALNMLDVARDKNLQVNAVKLAMKLGVPVVRINARVGEGLDQLKQAVLQQLENPKKSVEKYYFNPAEQFPELIDEVKRTNDISNNYLALHHVQQHDIFSFVPHEKRVAYDKMIEKHGFKESGFQAAETMHRYAVIDGLVKESVKTVAEFLVKPLWTRRLDKVLLHPFWGYAVFLAVLLVIFQAVFTFASYPMDLIDAGMASLNDWLKQQLPEGALTDLLTDGLVAGIGGVVIFIPQIAFLFFLVSLLEESGYMARVMVIMDKLMRKFGLNGRSVVPLISGVACAVPAIMAARSIGNRKERLLTILVTPLMSCSARLPIYTVLIALVVPSTAVLGFFTLQGLTLMGLYLLGLISALVSAWAIKGRVESAETGYFVMEMPTYQIPRWYHVGIAVWDSVKSFVTQAGKIIVAISIILWVLATYGPGDAISKAEETIQKEQPTLTGTEMENAVAAYKLEHSYAGHFGKFIEPAIAPLGYDWKIGIALLASFAAREVFVGTMSTIYSIGSEADEDNGTIKARMRAEINPKTGKAMYTPALAFSLLVFYVFAMMCMSTIATVKRETHGWKWPLIQLAYMTVLAYGLAFLTYQVLQ, translated from the coding sequence TTGAAAAAGAACCCCATCATCGCCATCGTCGGCAATCCAAATATCGGTAAGTCATCGTTGTTTAACCAACTGACTGGATTGCGTCAAAAAGTTGGAAATTTCCCAAGTGTTACGGTAGAAAAAAAATCAGGCCCTTGGATGCTCAATGATGCTACTGAGGCAGTGGTTGTTGACTTGCCAGGTCTGTATAGTTTATATCCAAAAGCGTTGGACGAGCGAGTGGTTATTGATATTTTGGCCAATCCTTCCCATGAAGATTATCCTGATGTGGTAGTAGTGGTGGCTGATGCCTCCAACCTCAAACGTAATTTGCTTTTGTTTACCCAAGTAGCAGATTTGGGGTTGCCCGTAGTTTTGGCTTTAAACATGCTCGATGTAGCGCGAGATAAAAACCTGCAAGTCAACGCCGTAAAATTAGCGATGAAATTGGGCGTGCCTGTAGTTCGCATCAATGCGCGGGTAGGAGAAGGCTTAGACCAACTCAAACAGGCTGTTTTGCAACAGTTAGAAAACCCCAAAAAATCGGTTGAGAAATATTATTTTAATCCTGCGGAGCAATTCCCCGAATTGATTGACGAAGTAAAACGCACGAACGATATTTCCAATAATTATTTGGCATTGCACCACGTTCAGCAACACGATATTTTTTCGTTTGTACCGCACGAAAAGCGGGTAGCTTACGATAAAATGATTGAAAAACACGGTTTTAAAGAAAGCGGTTTTCAAGCAGCTGAAACCATGCACCGATATGCGGTCATCGATGGTCTCGTCAAAGAATCGGTCAAAACGGTGGCGGAGTTTTTGGTGAAACCATTGTGGACGAGGCGTTTAGATAAAGTTTTGCTTCACCCTTTTTGGGGGTATGCCGTTTTCTTGGCGGTGCTGTTGGTCATTTTTCAAGCGGTATTTACGTTTGCCAGCTATCCCATGGACTTGATTGATGCGGGAATGGCGTCGTTGAATGATTGGTTAAAACAACAACTTCCAGAAGGAGCATTGACCGATTTATTGACCGATGGACTGGTGGCGGGCATTGGCGGGGTTGTAATTTTTATTCCTCAAATCGCCTTCTTGTTTTTCTTGGTTTCGCTGCTTGAAGAATCTGGCTACATGGCTCGGGTGATGGTCATTATGGACAAACTCATGCGAAAGTTTGGCTTAAATGGTCGAAGTGTGGTGCCGCTTATTTCAGGAGTAGCCTGTGCCGTACCAGCCATTATGGCAGCCAGAAGCATCGGAAATCGAAAAGAACGATTACTAACGATATTGGTCACACCACTGATGAGTTGTTCGGCTCGCTTGCCGATTTATACGGTGCTTATAGCGCTGGTAGTGCCTTCTACGGCAGTACTTGGTTTTTTTACCCTCCAAGGACTGACGCTTATGGGCTTGTACTTGCTGGGGCTAATCAGTGCCTTAGTATCGGCTTGGGCTATCAAAGGAAGGGTTGAAAGTGCCGAAACGGGCTATTTTGTCATGGAAATGCCTACTTACCAAATTCCGCGCTGGTACCATGTGGGTATTGCCGTTTGGGATAGTGTTAAGTCATTTGTGACCCAAGCAGGTAAAATCATCGTTGCCATCTCTATTATTCTTTGGGTGTTGGCTACCTATGGCCCAGGCGATGCCATTTCAAAAGCAGAAGAAACCATTCAAAAAGAGCAACCAACGCTGACAGGAACTGAAATGGAAAACGCGGTAGCTGCTTACAAGTTAGAACATTCGTACGCGGGTCATTTTGGGAAATTTATTGAACCAGCCATTGCACCCTTGGGATACGATTGGAAAATAGGTATTGCGTTATTGGCTTCATTTGCCGCGCGCGAAGTGTTTGTAGGTACGATGAGCACCATTTATAGCATCGGAAGCGAAGCGGATGAAGATAACGGAACCATCAAAGCCCGAATGCGTGCTGAGATAAATCCTAAAACGGGAAAAGCCATGTACACACCCGCGCTGGCATTTTCGTTGTTGGTGTTTTATGTATTTGCCATGATGTGCATGAGTACAATCGCAACCGTAAAGCGTGAAACCCACGGCTGGAAATGGCCCCTCATTCAGTTGGCATACATGACGGTTTTGGCGTATGGGTTGGCGTTCTTGACTTACCAAGTTTTACAGTAA
- a CDS encoding FeoA family protein has translation MKTIADLQLGERAFVKEFRQEDLSLKLLEMGFLPGIEVMLDFVAPLGDPIGVQVNGYCLAMRKEEAATVIVEESI, from the coding sequence ATGAAAACCATCGCCGACTTACAACTGGGAGAAAGAGCTTTTGTGAAAGAGTTTCGCCAAGAAGATTTATCGTTGAAACTACTCGAAATGGGTTTTTTGCCTGGCATTGAAGTAATGCTCGATTTTGTGGCACCTCTGGGCGATCCAATTGGTGTGCAAGTAAACGGCTATTGTTTGGCAATGCGCAAAGAAGAAGCGGCTACGGTTATTGTTGAAGAAAGCATTTAA
- a CDS encoding type II toxin-antitoxin system RelE/ParE family toxin, which produces MNFEIKTTPVFEKQLKKIAKKHASIKQALVYLQETLRENPKTGIPLGKECFKIRLAIPSKNRGKSGGARVITHVRVVGEQVFLLSIYDKSERESVADASIDEWIKNLPE; this is translated from the coding sequence ATGAACTTTGAAATTAAAACAACACCTGTATTTGAGAAGCAGCTCAAAAAAATTGCTAAAAAACATGCAAGCATAAAGCAAGCATTAGTGTATTTACAAGAAACACTTAGAGAAAATCCCAAAACAGGGATTCCTCTTGGTAAAGAATGTTTCAAAATACGTTTGGCAATTCCTTCTAAAAATCGAGGGAAAAGTGGTGGAGCAAGGGTAATAACCCACGTAAGGGTTGTGGGTGAACAAGTATTTTTACTTTCCATTTATGATAAATCAGAAAGAGAATCGGTAGCCGATGCTTCGATTGATGAATGGATTAAGAATTTGCCCGAGTGA